From one Culex quinquefasciatus strain JHB chromosome 3, VPISU_Cqui_1.0_pri_paternal, whole genome shotgun sequence genomic stretch:
- the LOC119768643 gene encoding LOW QUALITY PROTEIN: 60S acidic ribosomal protein P2-alpha-like (The sequence of the model RefSeq protein was modified relative to this genomic sequence to represent the inferred CDS: deleted 2 bases in 1 codon) — translation PYSSELPAGPVRRSCACLLAVPSKPDIEKVLSSVGIEADSTRVTKVVNELKGKSVVKLIASSDSLPREKLSWMPSGGAALAAAAKEKNRAKEGKEFESEDDDDMGFGLFE, via the exons CCGTATTCATCTGAACTTCCTGCTGGGCCTGTTCGCCGCAGTTGCGCATGTCTCCTTGCCGTTCCGTCGAAACCCGACATCGAGAAGGTCCTGAGCTCGGTCGGTATCGAGGCCGACTCAACCCGAGTCACCAAGGTGGTCAACGAGCTGAAGGGCAAGTCCGTCGTGAAACTGATCGCTAGTAGCGATTCGCTACCC CGCGAGAAGCTCTCCTGGATGCCGTCCGGTGGTGCTGCCCTGGCCGCTGCCGCCAAGGAGAAGAATAGAGCAAAAGAAGGAAAAGAGTTCGAATCCGAGGATGATGACGACATGGGATTCGGTCTCTTTGAATGA